CATTACAAAATATCAGAAATTTCGGCGATCAAGCCGGGTTGTCGCGGCGCGAAGTATTGCACACGATCTTGCTGGCTGAAGATTGCCGCCTCTGCCTTCCACTGGTCTGTCCAGCCTAAGCATACAGGTGACAACAGAGGGCAGAATCACCATGAGCGCCGCACCGCTGTCCAGTTAAGAAGCGACTAGTGGCACCGTCAGCTTTGACACAGTCGGTGCACGAAGCGCCTTTCCACGCGGGGCAAGCCTAGACGACAAGGTCTTGCCCCGCACTGCCTCTCAATCGCCCCGCTCTTGCCTTCAAACAGCCGTCACGGACTTCCTATATTGTGGGGACGTGGCGGGAAGGAAAGAAGGAGGCGAAACGTATGCAGCACGAACGCGAAATCGACGCCCTGCTCTCTCCCAGCGAGGCTGGCTCGATCATCGATCGGCTGATGGCGCTGCCGCATTCGAAGGACGGCGCCCGCAAGACAAATGAATGGGATCGCGCGGTCGCCGCGCGGCTCGAAACGGCGCTGGCCAAGAGCATGCGCTCGCGCATTGTCCGCGAAGGCCGCGACGCAGCCTGATTCTTCGGTGACTGATTCTTCAGTGACCTCATTCTTCCGCAATTTGACGAACGGAGACGGTTTCTCCATCCTGCATCGATGATACGCGCGGTGCTGCTCGATCTTCTGGGTGTCGTCTATGATGGCGACACCCCGATTACGGGCGCTGTCGCGGCCATCGGGCGTCTGCGCGAAGCTCAATTGCCGCTCCGCTTCGTCAGCAACACGACACGCTCGCCGCGCAGCGCAATCATCACGCAGCTTGCGGCCATGGGCATCGAGGTAGCCGACGAAGAATTGCTGACGCCGGCGCGCGCCGCGGTCGAATGGCTGCGCAAGCATGACCGCCAGCCGCACCTGCTCGTCCATCCCGACCTCGAGGTCGAGTTTTCCGGGCTGAAGGGCGGGAGCGGACGCGCTGTCGTCATCGGCGATGCCGGCGAGGCTTTCGACCATGCCAGCCTCAACCGGGCTTTCCGCGAGCTGGTCGCCGGCGCAGATTTTCTTGCGCTTGCCATCAACCGCACCTTCAAGGATGCCGACGGCCTGCTCAGCCTCGACACCGGCGCCTTCGTCGCGGCGCTGGAATTCGCCAGCGGGCGAAGCCCCGTCGTGCTCGGCAAGCCGTCAGCGGATTTCTTCCACTCGGCGCTCGCCCGTCTGAACTGTCCGGCTGCCGATGCGGTCATGGTCGGCGACGATGCCGAGAGCGATATCGCCGGCGCGCTCAGCGCGGGGCTTGGCGCGGCGCTGCTCGTGCGGACGGGCAAGTTTCGCCCAGGCGATGAAACGCGCTTCGATCCAGCACCGACGGCGCTGGTAGACGATCTCACCGCTGCAACCGAATGGATACTTAAAGGCGCGCCGGGCTGAAACGGATCCGCTCGGCGCGCTTTGAGTTTCGTTTGATGGGTGCTGTGGCCTGATGGACCGGCGGTTGATTCCCTCTCAGGGTTCCCCAGCGGGCTCGCGGGGAGCGAATCTGCGCAATCGGCTTTCCTTTTTCCGTTATGTCCGGCGAGCGCGCCTTCCGCGCTCGCATCGGCGGCGGCATGGGAACCGCCACAATAGTCGAAAGGAAGTGAGATCATGCCGAAGATCAACGTCACCGCTCTGCCGTTCGTCGCGCGTGGCGGTTACCCGCCGCCGTACGACAAGCTGGTCGCAGGTCGTTCGCGCAAGCGTCTCGGCGATGAAGCCGGCCTGACCCAGTTCGGCGTCAACCTGGCGAAGCTCGCACCCGGCGCCTACTCATCGCTGCGCCATTGGCACGAGAATCAGGACGAGTTCATCTTTGTCATGGAAGGGGAACTGACGCTGGTGGAGGACGAAGGCGAGACCGTGCTGCGGCCGGGCGACGCGGCCGGCTTCAAGGCGGGCGTCGCCAACGGCCACCATTTGGTCAACCGCTCCGGCAACGACGCTATCTATCTTGAAGTGGGAACGCGCACACAGCGGGAACGCGCGCACTTTTCCGACGTCGATCTTGTCGCCGTTGCCGACGAGACCGGCGTCCACTACAGCCGTAATGACGGAGCGCGCTTGTGAACGCTTTCACGCTGGAATTGCCCTAGCCGCGTCTCAGCCTGACCGGCGCCTCGCCGAATGCCTTGGAAAATGCCCTGGAAAATGCCGCGGCGGAGGAAAAACCCGTGCGCCCGGCAATGTCGGCCATCGCAATGCGTGTGTCGACGACCAGGCGCCTGGCGGCGCTGAGGCGCAGCCGCAGATAGTAGGCGCCGGGCGTCTCGCCGATCGACTTGCGAAAGATGGTTTCCAGCGTCCGCGCTGTCACGCCGGCGCGCTTCGCCACCGCGTCGATGGTCAGCGGCTGGTCGACATGCGCTTCCATCAGCCGGATCGCCTGCGCCAGGCGCTGATCGTAGCCGTCGAGCCGGCCGAGCGAGACCAGCGGCTGCGCGTCGGTCGCGGCGCGCGCCTGGTCGTAGATGAATACGCTCGCCACATCGAGCGCGGCGGCCATGCCGAGCCGGGTGCGGACGAGATGCAGCATCAGGTCGAAGGTCGGCGAGGCGCCGCCCGAGGTGAAGACCGGACCGTCGATGACATAGCGGTCCGGCCGCACGTCGACGCCGGGAAAGGCGGCGGAGAAATCCTCCATGTCCTCCCAATGGGTGGTGGCGCTGCGGCCTTCGAGCAGCCCGGCGCGCGCCACCAGCCAGGTGCCGGCCTCGACGCCGCCGCAGGCGCGGGCCGCACGCGCTGCCCTCCGCAAACCGGCAAGCAGCGCCGACGTCGCGTAGTTCTGCGTGCCGAAGCCGGCGACGACGACCAGCATGTCGGTCGGCTCGGCCGCATCGAAGCGGCCACTGACGGCGACCGGCAGGCCGCAGGTGGTCACCGAGGCCTCGCCGGTGACCGAGACCAGCTTGAAGTCGAACAATGTCTCGCCGGAAATGCGGTTGGCGGCGCGCAGCGGGTCGACCGCCGAGGCCACGCACATGATGGACGATCCCGAGAACACCAGGAACGTCACCTTGAGCGTTTCGCGTTCGGAGCGAAAGATGCTCGGCTTTTCGCTTTTGATCATGAGAGCTTCGTAAAACGCAAAACAGTTTCCGACAAGTCGGTCATTCTTGGCCAGCTTCGGCCATGTCGTCACAGCAAAGCCGGTTTCCGACTTTTTGCTCGGCATGGATGGCTGATCGAATTTGGGAGGAAAGACGATGCCGCTTGCGATGAACCGTGAGGTCTTCGTTACCTGTGCCGTGACCGGCTCCGGCGGCACGCAGGATCGCAGCCCGAATGTGCCGCGCTCGCCCAAGCAGATCGCCGATTCGGCGATCGAGGCGGCAAAGGCCGGCGCCGCCATCGTCCACTGCCATGTCCGCGACCCGGAGACCGGCAAGCCCAGGCGCGACGTGCATCTCTATCGCGAGGTCACCGAGCGTATCCGAGAGGCGAATGTCGACGTCGTGCTGAACCTCACCGCCGGCATGGGCGGCGATATGGTGTTCGGCTCGCCCGAGGCGCCGCTGCCGCTCAACGAAAAAGGCACCGACATGGGCGGCGCCACCAACCGCATGGAGCATGTGCGCCAGTGCCTGCCGGAGATCTGCACGCTGGATTGCGGCACGATGAACTTCGCCGAGGCCGACTATGTCATGACCAACACGCCCGGCATGCTGCGCGCCATGGGCGGCATGATGACGGCGCTGGGCGTCAAGCCGGAGATCGAGGCCTTCGACACCGGCCATCTGTGGTTCGCCAAGCAGCTTGTCGAGGAGCAGGTGCTGAAGCCCGACGCGCTGGTGCAGCTCTGCATGGGCGTGCCGTGGGGCGCGCCGGACGACCTCAACACCTTCATGGCGATGGTCAACAATGTGCCGTCGACCTGGAACTGGTCCGCCTTCTCGATCGGCCGCAACCAGATGGCCTATGTCGCGGCGGCCGTGCTCGCCGGCGGCAATGTCCGCGTCGGTCTGGAAGACAATCTCTGGCTGGACAAGGGCGTGCTGGCGACCAACGCGCAGCTGGTCGAGCGCGCCGTGAGCATCGTCTCCAATCTCGGCGCGCGCGTGCTCGGGCCGGAGGAAGTGCGCAAGAAGCTCAACCTCACCAAGCGGGCGCCGATCGCCGCGTGATTTGAGGGCTCCTGAAATGGCTACCGTCAAATTCACCGCGATGAAGGACGGCGATAAGGAAGATTATGAATTCCTGACCGCCCACGAGATCGACTATGCCGCCAAGACCGGCGACCGGCTGCTCGACGCGCTGGTGCAGCTCGACGAGGGCCTGTCCGGCTACAAGATCACCCGGCTCGGCCATTCGCTGCAGGCGGCGACGCGCGCCTGGCGCGACGGCGCCGACATAGACTGGATCGTCGCCGCACTTCTGCATGACATCGGCGACATCTATGCGCCCTACAATCACGACGAATATGCCGCGACGATCCTGAAGCCGTTCGTGCGCGAGCAATGCACCTGGGTGGTGGAAAAGCACGGCGATTTCCAGCGCCTCTATTACGCGCATCATCTCGGCGGCAACCGGCATGCGCGCGACCGCTTTGCCGGCCACCTCTATTTCGACGACTGCGACCAGTTCTGCGAGCGCTGGGACCAGTCGAGTTTCGATCCCGACTACGACACGCTGCCGGTCGAATTCTTCCGGCCCTTCGTGCTCGAAGTCTTCGCGCGCAAGGCCTACGACCCGGTGGTGATCCGCGCCGGCGAGCGCGTGCCGCTTACCGATCCCGAAACAGCCAAGACGAGAACCGGAGCCTGAGCATGAGCGTTATCAACAAGGCGGCAGCCATCGGCGGCGGCGTCATCGGTGCCGGATGGGTGGCGCGGCTGCTCTTGAACGGCATCGACGTCGCGATCTTTGATCCCGATCCCGAAGCGTCGCGCAAAGTGAGCGAGGTGATGAAAGGCGCGCGCCGCGCCTACAAGCAGATGCTGCCCGGCGGCCTGCCCAAGGAAGGCAAGCTCACCTTCGCCAAGACGATCGCCGAGGCCGTCGCCGACGCCGACTTCATCCAGGAAAGCGTGCCGGAGCGGCTCGACCTCAAGCACAAGGTGCTGGCCGAGATCGACCAGCATGCGCCGGCCAACGCCATCGTCGGTTCCTCGACCTCCGGCATCAAGCCGACCGACATGCAGGTGGCGATGAAGAAGCATCCGGAGCGGCTGGTCGTCGGCCATCCGTTCAATCCGGTCTATCTGTTGCCGCTGGTCGAGATCGTCGGCGGCCAGCAGACTTTCCCGGAGGCGATCGAGGTCGCCAAGGAGCTCTACGCCTCGATCGGCATGAAGCCGGTGGTGGTGCGCAAGGAGATCGAGGCCTTCGTCGGCGACCGCCTGCTCGAGGCCGCCTGGCGCGAGGCGCTGTGGCTGGTCAAGGACGGCATCTGCACCGTCGAGGAACTCGACGACATCATGCGCTATTCCTTCGGCCTGCGCTGGGCGCAGATGGGCATGTTCCAGGTTTACCGCGTCGCCGGCGGCGAGGCCGGCATGCGCCACTTCATGGCGCAGTTCGGCCCCTGCCTGAAATGGCCGTGGACCAAGCTGATGGACGTGCCGGAATTCAACGACGAATTGGTCGATCTCATCGCCACGCAGTCGGACGAGCAGGCCAACGGGCTGTCGATCCGCGAGCTGGAGAAGATCCGCGACGACAATCTGGTCGCGATCATGGAAGCGCTGTCGAAGCAGAACAAAGGCAAGGGCTGGGGCGCCGGCGCGCTGCACAAGGATTATACCAGGCAGCTCGCCAAGCTGGCGGCGAAGCCGGCTGCCAAAGCCGCCGACAAGGCAAAGACCGCCAAGCCGGCGAAGAAGGCGGCGAAGCCGGTAAAGGCTGAAAAGCCGGCCAAAGCCGACAAGCAGAAGAAGAGCAAGAAGAAGGGCTGAGGCGATGCATTTCGGTCTTTCGGAAGAACAGAAGCTCATCGTCGAGACGACGCGCGCCTTCGTCGAGAACGAGCTTTACCCGCATGAGCGCGAGGTGGAGCGCACCGGCGTGCTGCGCCGCGAGCTGATCGACGAGCTGAAGGCCAAGGCGATCGCGGCCGGGCTCTACGCCGCCAACATGCCGGCCGATGTCGGCGGCGCCGGCCTCGATACGGTGAGCTGGCTGCTTTACGAAAAGGAGCTCGGCCGCGCCAACTACGCGCTGCACTGGACCTGCGTGGCGCGGCCGTCCAACATCCTGCTCGCCGGCACGCCGGAGCAGCGCGAAAAGTATCTCTTTCCCTGCATCCGCGGCGAGAAATGGGATTGCCTGGCGATGACCGAGCCCGGCGCCGGCTCCGATCTGCGCGGCATGAAGGCGACCGCGGTGCAGGACGGCTCGGACTGGGTGCTCAACGGCACCAAGCACTTCATCAGCCATGCCGACATCGCCGACTTCGCGATTTGTTTCATGGCCTCGGGCGAGGAGGATTCGCCGCGCGGCAAGCGCAAGAAGATCACCGCCTTCTTCGTCGACAAGGGCACAAAGGGTTTCACGGTGCGCGACGGCTATCGCAACGTCTCGCATCGCGGCTACACAAACTCGATCCTCGAATTCGACGATTGCCGGCTGCCGGCGAGCCAGGTTCTCGGCGAGGTGCACAAGGGCTTCGAGGTGGCGAACTCCTGGCTCGGAGCCACGCGGCTCCAGGTCGGAGCCACCTGCCTCGGCCGCGCCGAGCGCGCGCTCTCGCACGCCATCGAATATGCCGCGCAGCGCCAGCAGTTCGGCCAGCAGATCGGCAAGTTCCAGGGCGTCTCGTTCAAGCTCGCCGACATGGCGACCGAGCTGAAGGCCGCCGACCTGATGGTGTTCGAAGCCGGCTGGAAGTACGATCAGGGCACCGTCACCGATCAGGACATGGCGATGGCCAAGCTGAAGGCCACCGAGATGCTGGCTTTCGTTGCCGACGAGGCGATCCAGATCCATGGCGGCATGGGGCTGATGGACGACCTGCCGCTCGAGCGCATCTGGCGGGACGCCCGCGTCGAGCGCATCTGGGAAGGCACGTCGGAGATTCAGCGACATATTATTTCGCGGGCGTTGCTGCGCCCGTTCGGGGCTTAGAGCATGATCGCCCCAAACCGGAACCCGCCTTGGGAAGATCGTGCTCAAACGAAAAGATGACCATGCATAAACTCGAACGTCTCCTGCGCCCGAAATCGATCGCCGTGTTCGGCGGGGCGCAGGCCGCCGCCGTCGTGGCGCAGTCGATCAAGATGGGCTTTGCCGGCGAAATCTGGCCGGTGCATCCGACCAAGGACGAGGTCGCCGGCCGCAAGGCCTACCGCTCCGTCGCCGACCTGCCCGGCGCGCCGGACGCCGCCTTTGTCGGCGTCAACCGCCATCTCACCATCGAGGTCGTCAAGGCGCTGGCCGAGCGCGGCGCAGGCGGCGCTGTATGCTTCGCGGCGGGCTTCCTCGAGACCGAAGCCTATGACGAGGACGGCGAGCGGCTGCAGGCCGAGCTCGTTGCCGCCGCCGGTGAGATGCCGATCATCGGCCCGAACTGCTACGGCCTGATCAACTATGCCGACGGCGCGCTGCTTTGGCCCGACCAGCATGGCGGCATCAGGCTGCCGGAGGGAGGCAAGGGCGTCGCCATCATCACGCAGTCGTCCAACATCGCCATCAACATGACGATGCAGAAACGAGGCCTGCCGATCGCCTTCCTGATGACGGCCGGCAACCAGGCGCAGACCGGCCTCTCCGAAATGGCGCTTGGCCTGATCGAGGACGAGCGCGTCACCTCGCTTGGCCTGCATATCGAGGCTTTCGATTCGGTCGCCGGCTTCGAGCGGCTGGCGGCGAGAGCCCGCGAGCTGAAAAAACCGATCATCGCCATGAAGGTCGGCCGTTCCGAACAGGCCAGGCAGGCGACGGTGTCGCACACTGCCTCGCTCGCCGGTTCCGACGCCGCCTCCGGCGCCTTCCTGAAGCGTCTCGGCATCGCGCGCGTCGATTCCATTCCGGCCTTCATCGAAGCACTGAAGCTCCTGCACATCACCGGACCTTTGCCCGGCTACAGACTGTCGTCGATGAGCTGCTCGGGCGGCGAGGCATCGGTGATGGCCGACAGCGCCGAAGGGCGCTGGGTGCATTTCCCGGCGATGACCGCCGAGCACCGCGCCCATGTCAAATCGACGCTCGGACCGCTGGTCGCGGTCGCCAATCCGCTCGACTACCACACCTTCATCTGGAACAACGAGCCGGCGATGACGGCCACCTTCACCGCCATGGTGTCGGGCGGCTTCGACCTCAACATGCTGGTGCTCGACTTCCCGCGCCCCGACCGCTGCTCCGACACCGACTGGTGGGCGACGCTGCGCGCCTTCGAGGCGGCGCTGAAGACCAACAGGGCGCAAGGCGCGATAGTCTCCTCATTGCCGGAGAACCTGCCGGAGGAATATACCGCCGGGCTGATGGCGCGCGGCATGGTGCCCTTGTTCGGCATTTCCGAGGCGATGGATGCCGCGCAGGCGGCAGCCTTCATCGGCTGGGCGTGGCGTGAGCCACAGGCGCAGCCGGTCGACACCACGGCGGCCGGCGCGACCGATGGCAAGCATATCGCCCCCGACGAGGCCGAAGCCAAGGCACGCCTGATCGAGGCCGGCCTGCCGGTGCCTAGGGGCGAGCGCGCTTTCAACGCGGTCGAGGCCGTGATCTCGTCGATGGCGCTCGGCTTCCCGGTGGCGCTGAAGGCGCTGGGCGTGACCCACAAATCGGAACTCGGCGCGGTGCGGCTCAACCTCAAGGACGCCGAATCCGTCAGCAATGCGGCGCATGACCTCCTGCCGCTCGGCACGGGGCTCTATGCCGAACGCATGGTGCGTGACGGCGTCGCCGAGCTGATCGTCGGCTTCACCCGCGACCCGATGTTCGGTGCGGTGATGACGCTGGGCACCGGCGGCGTGCTGGTCGAGCTTTTGCGCGACAGCGTGACCCTGATGTTGCCGGCGACGCGCGACGATATCGAGGCGGCATTGCGGGGGCTCAAGCTCTATCCCCTGCTCGAAGGCTATCGCGGTCGACCCAAGGCCGATGTCCAGGCCGCCATCGACGCCATCGCCGGCATTGCCGACTTCGTGCAGAAGAATGAAGGCGAGATCGAAGAGCTCGACATCAATCCGCTGATCGTCTGCGCCGAAGGCAAGGGCGCCTGGATCGCCGATGCGCTATTGGTGCTTGGAGAAAAGAAGAATGGCTGACGTCATCACCACCCGCCGCGAAGGCACCATCCTCGAAGTGACGCTCGACCGGCCGAAGGCCAATGCCATCGACCTCAAGACGTCGCGGCTGATGGGCGAGACGTTCAAGGCGTTCCGCGACGATGCCAGCTTGCGCGTCGCCATCGTCAAGACGGCCGGCGACAAGTTCTTCAGCGCCGGCTGGGACCTGAAGGCTGCCGCCGCCGGCGACGCGGTCGACGGCGACTATGGCGTCGGCGGCTTTGCCGGGCTGCAGGAACTGCGCGACCTCAACAAGCCGGTCATCGCCTGCGTCAACGGCATGGCGGTGGGCGGCGGCTTCGAGCTGGCGCTGTCCTGCGACCTGATCTACGCGTCGGACCACTCTTCCTTCGCGCTGCCCGAGATCCGCGCCGGCACGCTTGCGGATGCCGCGACGATCAAGCTGCCGAAGCGCATCCCCTATCATATCGCCATGGACCTTTTGTTCACCGGCCGCTGGATGGATGTGGCGGAAGCGCATCGCTGGGGCCTGGTCAACGAGGTGCTGCCCAAGGAGAAGCTCGAGGACCGCGTCTGGGAGATCGCGCGGCTTTTGGCCAGCGGTCCGCCGCTGGTCTTCGCCGCGATCAAGGAGACGGCGCGCGTGGCCGAGGCGCTGACCTTCCAGGATGCGATGAACAAGGTGACCCGCAGGCAGTTGCCGACGGTCGATACCCTCTATGGTTCGGAAGACAATATGGAGGGTTTCCGGGCGTTCGCGGAGAAGCGCGACCCGGTGTGGAAGGGCAGGTAGACCCGCAGACGATGGCGTTCCTTCGCACCCCCCTCTGCCCTGCCGGGCATCTCCCCCGCAAGGGGGGAGATCGGCAGCTTCGGCCGCATCGCCCTTTCTGCAATGTTGGAGATTGGCGAAAGCCTTCGCGACATCCAATCTCCCCCCTTGCGGGGGAGATGGCCGGCAGGCCAGAGGGGGGTGCCTCGCGCCGTCATCTCCAATCGATGCGGCCGGCATGACCGATTACAGAAAACTCATCGACGCCGAGACCTGGGCCTTCATCGAGAAGACCAATTCCTATTACCCGCCGGACACGATCGACTACACGATCGCCGAACAGCGGGCGATCTACGACCGGATGTGCCGGGAGTTTTTCGCCGGCTACCCGCATGGCGTGACGACGGAAACGACCGCCATCCCCACGCCGACCAACAGCATCCCGATCCGCATCTATCGCAACGCGGAACCGGACAAGGCCGCGATGGTGCTCTATGCCCATGGCGGCGGCTTCATTCTCGGCGGATTGGACAGCCATGACGATGTCTGCGCCGAACTCTGCGCCCGCACCGGCTACGAGGTGGTCTCGGTCGATTACCGTCTGGCGCCGGAACATCTCCACCCCGCCGCCTTCGACGACGTGCTTAGCGCCTTCGAATGGGCTGCCAGGACCTATGACTGCCCGGTCCTGCTCTGCGGCGACAGCGCCGGCGGCAATCTCTGCGCCGCCATTGCCCACGCGACGCGCGGTCATGTGAAGAAGCCGGCGGCCCAGCTGCTGATCTATCCCAGCCTCGGCGGCGACCGCTCCAAGGGGTCCTACGTCACGCATGCCGAGGCGCCGATGCTGACCGCACGCGATATCGAATTCTACAAGCATATTCGCACCGGCGGCGTCGACCGGACCGGCGACATCACGCTGTATCCGCTCGCCGACGCCAATTTTGCCTACCTGCCTCCGACCGTGCTGATCACCGCACAATGCGACCCGCTGTCGTCCGACGGCGAGGCTTATCGCGACCGCGTCGTCGCGGCGGGCGGCCATGCCTACTGGTTCGAGGAGCCGGGGCTGGTGCACGGCTATCTCCGGGCCCGCCATACGGTCGACCGGGCACGCGCCAGCTTCACGCGTATCGTCGAGGCGGTCTCCACGCTCGGCAAAGGCGAATGGATCTGGTGACTTTCCCGAGCGGCGAGGACAGACCTTCCGCCTCGCCCTATTCCTCGCATTGAACCTTTCCGTCTCGGGCCGCGACTGACGGCCAGGCACACCGCGATCGTGCGGACTGGAAAGGAACCCCAATGACCAGAAACCCAGAGACTCGGCGATCTCCGGGAACAACAGGAGTCCAGCGCGATCATCGCTTTCGGGAGCGGGTCGATACGCTCGGCTTCCGGCTGCTTCCGTTGACCCTGCCGGGGAGCCGGCGTATCGTGACCAAGCGGAAAACAGACAATTCTATCAGGGACGAACGAGCCGGAACGCTGCGACTTGCTTTGACTTGCGCGGCGAAAATCGGGGGTTCTTCCGACGACTTCGGGGGGAGCTCAATGTCTTGCGACCGCGGCTCGTTCGTGGCTTCTCGCGCCAGCGGTTTGCGCCGCGCCATAGTGACGGCCAGCGGAATCCTGGCGCTGGCGCTGTCCGCCAGCCTCTGGCCAAACAGCGCGGCGAAGGCCCAGGAAACGCAGATCATCTATCCCGGCTCGATGGCGGTGACCGGCTTTCCCGGCACCGTCACTCCAGATTTCGACTCCTCCGATTCGGGAAAAGGGGGCCTGCCGCCCGGCTCCGACCCGGTCGACGAAACCTTCATCGATACCTCTCAAGCCTCGTTGCGGATTTTCAATGTCTCGCGGCTCGGCGGCCCGGCTTCCGGCCAACTCGTCTACACGCCGCCGCCTTTCGAGGTGACGGCAGGCCAGGTCGGCGAGGTGTTCGGCCTCACCTATGACGACGGCGTGCGCGATGGCGTGCCATCGGGCATCCCCAATCTCTATGCCGCGGCGACCTCGCTGCACGGCATCGAGATCGTCACGCCGGACGCCGACGACGACGGCCGCCCCGAGCGGCAGCGCCGCGGCACCGCGGGCGCAGTCTTCATGGACGGCCAGTTCGGCACCGAAAACGGCGGCGGACCGGGCACGATCTGGAAGATCGACGGCATTTCGGGCGCAGTATCGAAATTCGCCGACATCGACACCAATAGCGGGCCTGGCATCGGCAACCTCGCCTTCGACCCGACCCATCGCGAGTTCTTCGCTTCGGATCTCGACACCGGCCTGATCCATCGCATCGACGTCGACGGCAATCTGATCGACACGTTCGACCATGGCGTTGCCGGACGTCCGGCGCATGGGCTGGCCCCGGTCGCCGACGACGGGGCCGTGATGGACATCCAGGCCGCCGCCTTCGACAGCGAAGACCCCGACACCTGGGGTTATACGCAGGATGCGCGCCGCGTCTGGGCTGTCGCCTATCATGGCGGCCGGCTTTACTATTCCGTCGGCGAGAAAGCCGAAATCTGGTCGATCGGCATTGCGAGCGACGGAAGCTTTGCCGGCGATCCGCGCTGGGAGCTGACGGTCAAGGCCGGCCAGGACTACGCCGTCACCGACATCGCCTTCGACAACAAGGGCTTCATGTACCTCGCCCAGCGCGGCCCGGCGGAAAACCGCTACGACTACGGCCGCTTCGCCGATTCCGGCAAAGGCGAGGTCATCCGCTACCAGCACGAGGATCCGGACGATCCGGCGACGGAATCGGTCTGGGTGGAAGTGCCGCAGGAATATGCGATCGGCTTCCCGCAAGGCAATCGCCAGTCGGCCGGGGGCGTCGACCTGCAATACCGCTACGATGCCGAAGGCAATCTCGACACCTCGGTTTGCACCGACACGGTCGTCAACACCGGCGACAAACTGCGCGACAATCCCGAACTTGCCGAGCGGCTCGCCGCCGGCGGGCCGC
The window above is part of the Mesorhizobium sp. WSM4904 genome. Proteins encoded here:
- a CDS encoding acetate--CoA ligase family protein; translated protein: MHKLERLLRPKSIAVFGGAQAAAVVAQSIKMGFAGEIWPVHPTKDEVAGRKAYRSVADLPGAPDAAFVGVNRHLTIEVVKALAERGAGGAVCFAAGFLETEAYDEDGERLQAELVAAAGEMPIIGPNCYGLINYADGALLWPDQHGGIRLPEGGKGVAIITQSSNIAINMTMQKRGLPIAFLMTAGNQAQTGLSEMALGLIEDERVTSLGLHIEAFDSVAGFERLAARARELKKPIIAMKVGRSEQARQATVSHTASLAGSDAASGAFLKRLGIARVDSIPAFIEALKLLHITGPLPGYRLSSMSCSGGEASVMADSAEGRWVHFPAMTAEHRAHVKSTLGPLVAVANPLDYHTFIWNNEPAMTATFTAMVSGGFDLNMLVLDFPRPDRCSDTDWWATLRAFEAALKTNRAQGAIVSSLPENLPEEYTAGLMARGMVPLFGISEAMDAAQAAAFIGWAWREPQAQPVDTTAAGATDGKHIAPDEAEAKARLIEAGLPVPRGERAFNAVEAVISSMALGFPVALKALGVTHKSELGAVRLNLKDAESVSNAAHDLLPLGTGLYAERMVRDGVAELIVGFTRDPMFGAVMTLGTGGVLVELLRDSVTLMLPATRDDIEAALRGLKLYPLLEGYRGRPKADVQAAIDAIAGIADFVQKNEGEIEELDINPLIVCAEGKGAWIADALLVLGEKKNG
- a CDS encoding carnitinyl-CoA dehydratase yields the protein MADVITTRREGTILEVTLDRPKANAIDLKTSRLMGETFKAFRDDASLRVAIVKTAGDKFFSAGWDLKAAAAGDAVDGDYGVGGFAGLQELRDLNKPVIACVNGMAVGGGFELALSCDLIYASDHSSFALPEIRAGTLADAATIKLPKRIPYHIAMDLLFTGRWMDVAEAHRWGLVNEVLPKEKLEDRVWEIARLLASGPPLVFAAIKETARVAEALTFQDAMNKVTRRQLPTVDTLYGSEDNMEGFRAFAEKRDPVWKGR
- a CDS encoding alpha/beta hydrolase, encoding MTDYRKLIDAETWAFIEKTNSYYPPDTIDYTIAEQRAIYDRMCREFFAGYPHGVTTETTAIPTPTNSIPIRIYRNAEPDKAAMVLYAHGGGFILGGLDSHDDVCAELCARTGYEVVSVDYRLAPEHLHPAAFDDVLSAFEWAARTYDCPVLLCGDSAGGNLCAAIAHATRGHVKKPAAQLLIYPSLGGDRSKGSYVTHAEAPMLTARDIEFYKHIRTGGVDRTGDITLYPLADANFAYLPPTVLITAQCDPLSSDGEAYRDRVVAAGGHAYWFEEPGLVHGYLRARHTVDRARASFTRIVEAVSTLGKGEWIW